In one Lachnospiraceae bacterium GAM79 genomic region, the following are encoded:
- a CDS encoding Coenzyme F420 hydrogenase/dehydrogenase, beta subunit C-terminal domain — MKPEKVYACYNINKDLRLNSSSGAVFSSLAEYVLNKQGVVYGVAMSEDCYSAEFIAVTDEVGMARLRGSKYLQAKIGNTFKSVKRNLIAGRHVLFTGTGCQVNGLKNFLERDYDNLICVDVICHGAPSPALWKKYAEYQEKKNGGKLRDINFRCKDDGWVDFGMKEMLKNIPQSEEKKLYISRDKDPYMQMFLRDYCLRPSCYECAAKEERKSDLTIADFWGIKDVAPEMNDGLGTSLVLIRTKKGQEIFNYISCEMKLKEVTYEAGVKGNPAEYKSCIRPSQRDTFFDDMYTMSFEELEEKYAAPIKYSLKTRVKRKVKKIMKSMLRVIGGAESNLEYGLLFVFRV; from the coding sequence ATGAAGCCAGAAAAAGTATATGCTTGTTACAATATAAATAAAGATTTGAGATTGAACAGTTCTTCTGGGGCAGTTTTTTCCTCTCTGGCAGAGTATGTGCTTAATAAACAAGGCGTTGTGTATGGTGTCGCAATGTCTGAGGATTGCTATTCAGCAGAGTTTATTGCAGTTACAGATGAAGTGGGAATGGCAAGGCTACGTGGATCAAAATATCTTCAGGCAAAGATAGGAAATACGTTTAAGAGTGTTAAAAGGAATTTAATAGCTGGAAGACATGTACTATTTACCGGAACAGGCTGTCAAGTAAATGGATTAAAGAATTTTCTTGAAAGAGATTATGACAATCTTATATGTGTAGATGTAATTTGCCATGGTGCACCATCACCAGCTCTATGGAAGAAATACGCAGAATACCAGGAAAAGAAAAATGGTGGCAAGCTAAGGGATATTAATTTTCGTTGTAAGGATGACGGTTGGGTTGATTTTGGCATGAAAGAGATGCTTAAAAATATACCTCAGAGTGAAGAAAAGAAACTGTATATATCTAGAGATAAAGATCCTTATATGCAGATGTTTCTGAGAGATTACTGCCTGCGGCCATCCTGCTATGAGTGTGCGGCCAAGGAAGAAAGAAAGTCTGATTTAACAATTGCAGATTTTTGGGGAATCAAAGATGTTGCTCCTGAAATGAATGACGGGTTAGGAACATCTCTCGTATTAATTCGAACAAAAAAGGGACAAGAAATATTTAACTATATCAGTTGCGAAATGAAATTAAAAGAAGTGACATATGAAGCTGGTGTAAAAGGAAATCCAGCTGAATATAAGTCGTGTATAAGGCCATCACAAAGAGATACTTTTTTTGACGATATGTACACAATGAGTTTTGAAGAATTGGAAGAAAAATATGCAGCTCCGATTAAATATTCTTTAAAAACAAGAGTTAAAAGGAAGGTAAAGAAAATAATGAAAAGTATGCTTCGAGTGATCGGGGGGGCAGAGAGTAATTTAGAATACGGCTTACTCTTTGTGTTTCGTGTTTGA
- a CDS encoding oligosaccharide flippase family protein → MKNMINQRKAGVILSYAGELVKILVSLIYTPIMLRLLGQSEYGLYQLVYSVVSYLSLLSLGFGSSYLRFYSRYKAQKDEDGVARLNGMFMLIFCSISVICVLCGLVMIGKIRGIFGTGLTESEYATAKVLMGLLIINLAMTFPNCVFNCSITAHEKFLFQKLLILLQNLFSPFLTLPLLIMGYGSIGMVSVTTFLTFVLLISNMFYCFRKLHIRFAFRGLQLSLLKEMWVFTFFIFLNQIIDQINWSVDKFLLGRFAGTTAVAVYGVGGQINTLYLQFSSSVSNVFVPKVNRIVAETNDNDQLTKLFTKVGRIQFMVLGLILSGFIFFGVPFVKIWAGTEYGASYAVALLLIIPVTVPLIQNLGIEIQRAKNMHKARAVVYLAIAIANIFISIPLIKLMGPAGAALGTAISLIAGNAIFMNWYYHARIGMNMIYFWKEIAKFIPALIAPCVVGFFIMKFASITGLVKLGVFAIIYMIVYALSMFFLGVNAEEKQLVVGPIRKIFRK, encoded by the coding sequence ATGAAAAATATGATTAATCAGCGAAAAGCCGGTGTTATACTATCATATGCTGGTGAATTAGTAAAAATATTAGTTAGTTTAATTTACACCCCTATTATGTTGCGCCTTTTGGGACAAAGCGAATACGGATTGTATCAGTTAGTGTATTCGGTGGTTTCTTACTTGAGTCTTTTAAGTTTGGGATTTGGAAGTTCCTACTTACGGTTTTATTCAAGGTATAAAGCACAGAAAGATGAAGATGGCGTTGCAAGGTTGAACGGAATGTTTATGCTTATTTTCTGTTCCATTTCTGTTATCTGTGTTTTATGTGGACTTGTAATGATAGGAAAAATTCGTGGCATTTTTGGTACGGGTCTTACAGAAAGCGAATATGCTACCGCTAAGGTTTTGATGGGACTGCTCATTATAAACCTTGCAATGACGTTTCCGAATTGTGTATTTAACTGCTCAATTACGGCGCACGAAAAGTTTCTGTTTCAAAAACTGCTGATACTTCTTCAGAATTTATTTAGTCCTTTTTTGACGTTGCCATTACTTATTATGGGGTACGGATCAATAGGCATGGTATCCGTAACAACATTTCTTACATTTGTGTTATTGATATCTAATATGTTCTATTGTTTTAGAAAATTACATATCAGATTCGCGTTTAGAGGACTTCAACTTAGTTTGCTTAAGGAAATGTGGGTGTTTACATTTTTCATCTTCCTGAATCAGATTATCGATCAAATTAATTGGAGCGTAGATAAATTTTTGTTAGGTAGATTTGCTGGTACGACAGCAGTTGCCGTATACGGAGTAGGCGGACAGATTAATACATTATATCTTCAGTTTTCTTCGTCCGTGTCAAATGTTTTTGTTCCAAAAGTTAATCGTATTGTTGCCGAGACAAATGATAATGATCAATTAACAAAACTTTTTACAAAGGTTGGACGAATTCAGTTTATGGTTTTAGGACTGATTTTGTCTGGATTTATATTTTTTGGAGTTCCCTTTGTAAAAATTTGGGCAGGGACGGAATACGGTGCTTCGTATGCTGTGGCACTGTTGCTTATTATTCCTGTTACAGTTCCCTTAATACAAAATCTTGGAATTGAGATTCAAAGAGCCAAGAATATGCATAAGGCAAGGGCAGTTGTCTATTTGGCAATTGCAATTGCCAACATATTTATCAGCATTCCGCTGATTAAACTTATGGGACCAGCTGGTGCTGCGCTTGGAACAGCTATTTCTCTTATTGCGGGTAATGCTATCTTCATGAATTGGTATTATCATGCCCGTATTGGAATGAATATGATTTATTTTTGGAAAGAAATTGCAAAGTTTATCCCTGCATTGATTGCACCTTGTGTAGTCGGATTTTTCATTATGAAATTTGCCAGTATTACGGGACTCGTTAAATTGGGAGTGTTTGCAATTATATATATGATCGTGTATGCACTTTCGATGTTTTTCTTAGGGGTGAATGCGGAAGAGAAACAGCTAGTTGTGGGACCAATTAGGAAAATTTTTAGGAAATGA
- a CDS encoding 4Fe-4S binding protein → MEREIPVLYKRKEECCGCTACYAICPKEAISMVEDEEKFEYPQIDESKCVRCYQCIKVCPIKAARS, encoded by the coding sequence ATGGAAAGAGAAATACCGGTACTATATAAAAGAAAAGAAGAATGCTGTGGATGTACAGCCTGTTATGCTATTTGTCCGAAAGAAGCTATTTCAATGGTAGAGGATGAAGAGAAATTTGAGTATCCGCAGATTGATGAAAGCAAGTGTGTGCGGTGCTATCAATGCATTAAGGTATGTCCGATAAAAGCAGCACGATCATGA
- a CDS encoding polysaccharide pyruvyl transferase family protein, with translation MKKVGIISLYYNSKNYGGLLQAYALDKYISELGYDSELISYKRENIKPLYLPPQQTKMQKLVKMGIAEVVWRVYSKIVTRFFAKRYSECLNSRTEKVSEFREKSIRHSKVYTEETISECKKEYDIFISGSDQIWKPGVVDDGYVFNFLNARDHKIVFSYASSVSVSNLPDVYIQYMKKALAKYSAVSLREEATVEQFKRCIFDNTKHVLDPTLLVDRESWHELAGKQCINGKYIFCYMLGDDRNQRKQIKEFAKKKGLKLVTLPHIVNSSVFQFKTQDWHFGDEQLYDIGIPEFLSLIQHAEIVVTDSFHAGVFSYVFHKEFYLLERPTNNPEDLMNVRIYDLVKLYGTPDRVISINENLVTQTVNPIDYSIVDKNVLTMQKSSREFLSSALKN, from the coding sequence TGAAAAAAGTAGGTATAATTTCACTTTATTATAATAGTAAAAACTATGGTGGCTTATTGCAAGCCTATGCTTTGGATAAGTATATTAGTGAATTGGGATATGATAGTGAACTAATCTCTTATAAAAGAGAGAATATAAAGCCGTTATATCTGCCGCCGCAACAGACGAAAATGCAGAAACTGGTAAAAATGGGCATTGCTGAAGTTGTATGGCGCGTATATTCTAAGATAGTAACAAGATTCTTTGCAAAGCGGTATTCAGAATGCTTGAATTCGCGTACAGAAAAAGTATCGGAATTTAGAGAAAAATCTATTAGGCATTCTAAAGTTTATACAGAAGAAACAATTTCTGAGTGTAAAAAGGAATATGATATTTTTATAAGTGGAAGCGATCAGATCTGGAAACCAGGTGTGGTTGATGATGGATATGTATTCAATTTTTTAAATGCTAGAGATCATAAAATTGTTTTTTCATATGCATCAAGCGTATCGGTAAGCAACCTGCCGGATGTGTATATTCAATATATGAAAAAGGCATTAGCTAAATATTCTGCTGTTTCGTTAAGAGAAGAGGCAACGGTGGAGCAGTTTAAAAGGTGCATTTTTGATAACACAAAACATGTATTAGATCCGACACTTTTAGTAGACAGAGAAAGTTGGCATGAGTTAGCAGGAAAGCAGTGCATCAATGGAAAGTATATTTTTTGTTATATGCTTGGTGATGACCGAAATCAAAGAAAACAAATAAAAGAATTTGCTAAGAAAAAAGGATTAAAGCTTGTCACGCTTCCACACATTGTTAATAGCAGTGTTTTTCAGTTTAAGACACAGGATTGGCATTTTGGTGATGAACAGTTATATGATATTGGAATTCCAGAATTTCTTAGTCTTATCCAGCACGCAGAAATTGTTGTAACAGATTCATTCCATGCAGGTGTATTTTCCTATGTTTTTCATAAGGAGTTTTATTTGTTAGAGAGACCAACAAATAATCCTGAAGATTTGATGAACGTTAGAATATATGATTTAGTGAAACTGTACGGAACGCCGGATCGTGTCATTTCTATTAATGAAAATTTAGTGACCCAAACAGTTAATCCAATCGATTACTCGATTGTCGATAAAAATGTTCTTACTATGCAAAAATCTTCCAGAGAGTTTTTGAGTAGCGCATTGAAGAATTGA